AGCAAAATCTACCTGTAAGTACACCTCCTTCGGTCAGGAACTTAGCATCCCCTCGACACATCTCACATCACATAGGAAAAGTTCACAGTACCAAGTTTTACAATCAATCACAGTCACTCACAGCACCAAGATTGTCCAGACAAAAAGAAGTTACTGAAGAGAAAGGCCACTGGCCAAAATTCGCGTAATTGCCCACGTAAGGGCtcaggttaaaaataaagcactggTGGGAAAGTTAAGCCTGGCCTTTGCCAACTCTCCATTTGGCAAGGGGAGAGCAGCGAATCACCTGTCCTATAGCTGCAGCTCTGAACAGAACAAGCACTAGTGCCCCAGCTTTCCAAGGGGCTTTTCTAGCTCCTCCAAACTCATCAGCCACCAGGAGCTGGGGCAGAAGAGGCCCATGGCAGCCCCACTTCTGCCTGTGGGAGCTGGAAGTCACCAGACTGTAAACATTTTGTCATAGCAGTCCACTGGAGCAGGCAGTTGATCCGACCCTGTGAAATGGGAAGTGGGATAGAGGCTCGGTCCCACTGAAGCCCAAGCCCTGAAGGAAAGAATGGATGTGTGTGCAGGAGAGGTCTGGGCTGGTCCTGCAGTCCTGCTGTTAGCTCTGGGTAGCAGTTGGTCGTGCTTTACTTCCCCTTCCTGTCAGGACAGCTCGAAAAAAAGGCTCAGGATGTGAAATTGCCATTTTCCCAATGGATGCAGCCTTGCCCAGATAGATAACAAAATATAGACCTGGGAGGGGCAAAGTCCTTCCTCCAAATGCGGCCTCTGCGTTCCTGCTTCCATTGGGCTGGTTTCAGGAGCAGCTGTAGCCAGACAGAAGAGCAGGCCTTAACCCCCACCGAACGTTCATGGAGCTTAAAAACAAAGATAACCGTATTTTTATGAGAGATTACTAACAATTAACTTTTTCCCCACCTACCCTTACCCACATGCACATGGAGGACAGGATGCTGGTACACGGGCTGTCACCAAAGCCTGGTTGTCCTTGctttctgcactgaaatgcaAGGCTCGCCAAGCCCGGTGCCCACCCCGAGCAGCACCAgcatcctctgctctgctgtttggGATGGGGCAGTTTGCAGGCTGAGCCCTGTCTCTGCGCTCTCATGCAGACACGGAAGGGGGCCAGAGGAAATGTTTCCAGCCTTCCTGGCCTATGGAAAGGGAGACAGTACGCTCtgcatgaaagaaaaccaaTGCTGATCCCATAAACATGCATATTCACAGAAATGAGAGCCCCAGcacctgggtgctgctggctgaaGCGAGCAGTAGGCTGCTGTAAACCCTGTTCTCACCAGAAGTAAATGTCTCCATGGTAGTGAAGTGGAGCCTAAGCCCCTGCGTTATGTCCATGCTGGATTTGCGTGTTTCTTTAGCATGTGAAGTCAACATAAGATGCAAAAGGTTGAAGCACAGAGGTAGACGGTTTCGGCTTGGAGAAAGTGGCTCCTAGGCTTGAAATGACCAGCTAGCTGGCATGCTCCCAGAGGTCCTCCCGCTGGGACACTATGCTGCTAGGAAacagaggcagcagctttgCAAGACCTAGTGAAACCAAAGCGCGCTTCCTTTGGCCCTGCCCGCACCCCAAAGGCACGTCCCTGCAGGCCAGGGCCCTCTCGCATCTTGTCGTTGTGGTCAGCAGGAGTTTTTAACGGAGGGGACAAAATCCACCATTTGGTCCCTGTTTGTTGTGtaggagggaaaagggaaactgaACTTTTATGGTCACAAAGCAGCGCGATGTCCTGGCGGGGAGCGGGAGGGGAAGAGCGGGATCCCCCGAACAGCACGGAGGGGCAGGAGCGCTAGGGAGGACTCGACGTGAACGAAGGGCAGGTGTGTTTTCCAGGGACAAGCGCCAGCCGCAGGCCCGTGCAGGCAGTCGGGTTTGCGctgagcttctgctgctggatgCGTCCGCGGGACAGGGAGGACAGCGAGAGCCCGGCGGGGCAGCCCGAGACCCCTTCCCCTGCTCGGCCGCGGCGTCGGGAACCTGAGCAGGACCGCAGCGACACTGCGGGGAGCCCCTCGGGGGCGGCGGCCCGGGGGAGGCTCAGCCCTGCGAGGTGACCGCCAGGGCGTTCACGTACCCGTGGGGCCCCACGTCGGCGTCCGAGAGCCCGTGGGCcagcggggcggcggcggcgggagcggcagCGCCGGGGCCGTACTTGacgggcggcggggcggcggcggggcggagGAGGCAGCAGGTCTCCAGCGCCTCCAGGCCGCGGCAGGCCAGGAAGAAGAGGTTCTTCAGCATGAAGAGGGAGAGCGGCTGCTGGtagcgcagcagcagcaggcagcgcAGCGCCAGGAGCGGGGCGTCCAGCAGCCCGGCGGGCAGCAGGAGGTGCAGGGCGAGGCGAGCGGCGCcgggggggcgggcggcgctgAGCTCGTACAGCCACAGCACCGGCGAGGCCAGGCAGAGGAAGTAGACGGCGATGAGGAGGTAGCGCAgcggggcgggcagcggcgCCGGCCGCCCgggctgcagcaccagctccagcagggaGAAGCTGTCGAGGAGGTCGAGGCAGGTGGCGAGGAAAGCGGCGGCGGCGCGGTgctgcggcggcggctgcggcggcAGGAGCAGCTGCCCGGCGCCCTCGGTGCCGATGGCCCGCAGCAGGCAGTACAGCAGCGGGGCGGAGAGCGCCAGCGTGATGCGGAAGCCGGTGGTGCCCAGCGGCAGGCGCAGCTCGATCAGCTCCAGGATGGAGGTGCCCAGGATCAGCGCCGCCTTGGGCGTGAAGGCGATGGAGTAGATGAGCCAGGCGAGGTGCGCGTAGGCAAAGTCGCCGCCGCGGGGGGGAACCCCGCCCCCccggcccccggccccgcgcccgccgGGGGGGCCGTGCAGCAGCAGCGGGTGCGGCGGAGGCGGcccggggggcggcgggggccgcTCTCGGCGGCGCGCCCGGCTGTTGCGGCAGAAGAAGATGCCCCAGCCGGCTGCCAGCACCAGGTCGGTGGCGATCCAGCTGCACCAGTACAGGTCGGTGACGGCGATCAGGTAGAGGTCCAGCAGCGcgccctgccccagcagcagcaccagggacaGCGCCTGGAAGCCCcagcgccgcccgcccgccgccccgccgggccccagcagcgccgccgccgccgccccgccgcccgccgccccgccgcccgccgccgccccgtACAGCTCCGCCGCCGTCATGCTGCGGCCCgggctgccgccgccgccgccgccgccgctgctgctgctgctgctgctgctagggAGCggcgaggcggcggcgggcggcggggcggcgggcggcggcacCAGAGGCttgctgatgctgatgctgtcctcctcctcctcttcttcctcctcctcctcctcctcctcggggCTGCTGCGGGGGCTGCGGGTGCGGCGGGCCCGCGCCGAGCCCGAGCTCGACCCCGAGCCCCGCCGGCTGCCGCCGCTGCTGGAGCCCCCCGGGAAGAGGGGCTGCCGGTCGGCGGCgtgcggcagcggcggcggcggcggcggcggcggcggctggaAGGAGCCCGAGGAGGAGGAGACCGAGCGCTGGTTGGAGGCAGCGCGGTGCATGGTCCTCCCCGGCCCCCGAGCCGGCGCGCCGGGCCCGACGGCCGCGCCGCggcccccggcccgcccccggcccgccccccgCGCCGCCGCACCGGCAGCGGCAGCGGTGCGGAGACCCCGAGCGGCGGGAGCCGGCGGGCGCTGCGGGGGGGCCGGGGGCGGCGCTGAGCCGGAACCGCGGCAGctgccggggccggggcgggcgtCCCCGCTGGCGGCGGTGGGTGGGCTGCGGGGAGAGAGGGGGCCCCGTCCTATCCCCGGGGCTGCGGCAGAGCCAGCTCTCGGGGGGCAAGGCCCGGCTGCGTCCTGACCCCCAAGCCCCCGTGAACGAAGCCAGCCAGGCTTGGGCGATGCACCCATGGACGTGCCTCAGCCCCCCAGCGCCCACTGCAGAACATCAGAAGTACCTCAGGCTCCCCCGATCTCTCCAGGCTGACCAAGACAATGGCCAGTGGCCTGGCGCAGAGCCCTCAGTTGTGGCGCTGGGCATTCAGCTGCCCGTACTTGTGGTAAGTAATCGTGCACCAAAGTAAGTGGCTTTTACGCCATCGATTTCCTGAGTCGAGCCAAGCCATGTGCTGAGGAGTCTGCCCAGCTTgccatagaatggttaggattggaaggggccttaaagatcacctggATACTACCACCTACCACGGgaaaggacaccttccactagaccag
The sequence above is a segment of the Lathamus discolor isolate bLatDis1 chromosome 1, bLatDis1.hap1, whole genome shotgun sequence genome. Coding sequences within it:
- the TMEM121B gene encoding LOW QUALITY PROTEIN: transmembrane protein 121B (The sequence of the model RefSeq protein was modified relative to this genomic sequence to represent the inferred CDS: substituted 2 bases at 2 genomic stop codons), with the protein product MSLGKRVLPLKTQLRAAECPAPQLRALRQATGHCLGQPGEIGGAXGTSDVLQWALGGXGTSMGASPKPGWLRSRGLGGQDAAGPCPPRAGSAAAPGIGRGPLSPRSPPTAASGDARPGPGSCRGSGSAPPPAPPQRPPAPAARGLRTAAAAGAAARGAGRGRAGGRGAAVGPGAPARGPGRTMHRAASNQRSVSSSSGSFQPPPPPPPPPLPHAADRQPLFPGGSSSGGSRRGSGSSSGSARARRTRSPRSSPEEEEEEEEEEEEEDSISISKPLVPPPAAPPPAAASPLPSSSSSSSSGGGGGGGSPGRSMTAAELYGAAAGGGAAGGGAAAAALLGPGGAAGGRRWGFQALSLVLLLGQGALLDLYLIAVTDLYWCSWIATDLVLAAGWGIFFCRNSRARRRERPPPPPGPPPPHPLLLHGPPGGRGAGGRGGGVPPRGGDFAYAHLAWLIYSIAFTPKAALILGTSILELIELRLPLGTTGFRITLALSAPLLYCLLRAIGTEGAGQLLLPPQPPPQHRAAAAFLATCLDLLDSFSLLELVLQPGRPAPLPAPLRYLLIAVYFLCLASPVLWLYELSAARPPGAARLALHLLLPAGLLDAPLLALRCLLLLRYQQPLSLFMLKNLFFLACRGLEALETCCLLRPAAAPPPVKYGPGAAAPAAAAPLAHGLSDADVGPHGYVNALAVTSQG